In Miscanthus floridulus cultivar M001 chromosome 8, ASM1932011v1, whole genome shotgun sequence, the sequence ATCTATCAATCCCGAGACATATTTGCTCTCATGGTATCTGACGCCTAGGTCAGGGGACCTCTCTTCCGCTGCCTCCGCGCCGCCGACACTCCGTCGCGCGCGTCCACCCTCCCCCGCGCCGGCTTCTCTTTGCCGTTCTGCACCCTCCCCTGCACCATGTCGCCTACCCCTCCCTCCTCTCCCAGGGTCACCGACGCCTCCTCTGCCACCATCCAGGACAACGCCATCGCCCAGCGCACCGCAGAGGAGCGCGCCAACGCTGCCGCCGCCGATGCCCAGCGCATCGAGCGCGAACGCGTGGCCGCCCGGGACGCAGCCCTTGCCCGCGCTCAGGAGGCCGAGgaggaagccgccgccgccgcgaaggCCCGCGACGAGGCCGCTCAGCGCGCCAGCTCCGCCCTGGCTCGCGCGGCCCAGGCGCGCGCGGGCCGCTGCTGCCGCCATGACGCCACCAGAATCTTCTGGCGCGACCCCTGGcggccctcctccacctcctaccgATCTGCGCGCCGCCCTCCTCCATCATGAGGCCGTGGCTCTGCTGCAGCTCCACTCCCAGGCCGTCGCCGTGAACAACATCCGCAATCACGTCACCACGGTCCTTGACGTCGACTCCGGCAACTTCAACCGCTGGCGTGATCAGTTCTTGCTCATCCTTGGCAAGTTCTCCCTTCGGGATCATGTCCACGCGGAGCCTCCAGTTCCTATCTCTCCTACCTGGGATCGGATGGACTGCGTCGTCAAGGCCTGGATCATCGCCACCCTCACCGACGACTTGGCGGAGATCATCTCTGCCCAAGGCTCCACCGCACGCCATGCTTGGCTTGCCGTCGAGTCTCAGTTCCTCGGCAACCGGGAGGCTCGCTCCATCCACCTGGAGACGCGCTTTCGGAACTTCGTCCAAGGCGACCTCTCCGTCACCGATTACTGTCGCCGGTTGAAGAAGATGGCGGACGATCTCACCGCCCTCGGCGAGGCCGTGACTGACCGGACCCTTGTCCTCAACGTCATTCGCGGTCTCAACGAGCGTTTCAGCCACGTCGGCACCCCTCCTCCGTCGCACACGTCCCTTCCCCTCCTTCCTGGAGGCACGCGACGACCTCATCCTTGAGGAACTCACCTTGGAGAACAGGAAGGATGCTCCCACCACCGCTCTCGCTGCTACCTCTACGGCGAATAGCACCGCCCCTGCGTCTTCCGGCTCGGGCTCCGGTAGCGCTGGGGGTGGCTCCAAGTCCTCCAACAATCGCCGCAACAAGCGCAGCGGCGGCAAAGGCGGTGGCAGcactggcggcggtggcggtggccagGGGCCGCGCCCCTCTGCTGGTCACAACCAGCAGCAGCCCaccggccagcagcagcagcagcctgctCCCGGTGGACGCTGGCCCAGCTACTACAATCCCTGGACGGGCACCATCCAGATGTGGCCCAGAGGCCTCCGCTGGCGCCGATCCCGGTGCCCCCTCATCTACAGGCGCACCAGCAGCAGGCGCTCCTCGCGCAGCCAGGCTGTTGCCGCTGCACACGACGGCGCCACACACTGGGTCACCCCCGGGTACTACAACCCCGTGGCAGGCCTTCCCTCCTGGGATCCGACGGCGCTTGCCTCCGCTTTCAGTACCACGTCCCTGACTCCACCTCCGTCCAGTGACTGGTACTTCGACTCAGGTGCTACCTCCCACATGACCTCTCAGTCCTCCTCTCTTTCACATATTCTTCCTTTGCGGTATCCTACTCCTTCATCTATTGTCATAGGTAATGGTTCTATCATGCCTGTCACCGCCACTGGCTCCACAGAGTTGTCCTCCTCTTTACGTCTTAATAATGTTCTTGTGTCACCACAACTTATTAAGAATCTCATCTCTGTTCGTCAATTTACTATCGATAATAATTGTTCTGTGGAGTTTGACCCCGCTGGTTGTTCTGTGAAGGTTCTTCCCTCCCGGACCGAGATCGTCAGGTGCAATAGCTCCGGGCCGCTATACCCCCTGCGCCTACCTCCAGCTCATTCCCTTGTCGCCCAGGACTCCTCCCCGCTGTGGCACCGGCGACTTGGCCACCCCGGCCATGAGGCGTTGTCCAAGCTTGTGTCCAGCACCTCGCGTCATATTAgtgattgttcagatttgtgtCATGCTTGTCAGTTAGGTCGTCATGTTCGATTGCCCTTTTATTCGTCCACCTCTCGTGCGTCTAGCAagtttgatcttattcactgtGATCTGTGGACCTCCCCGGTTGTCAGTGTTTCTGGTTATAAATATTACTTGGTTATACTTGATGACTGCACTCATTACTTGTGGACATTTCCTCTGCGACTCAAATCTGACACTTTCAGCACGCTGGCCCAGTTCCTCGCCCACGTCTCCACTCAGTTTGACACACGTGTCAAATCTGTCCAGTgcgacaatgggaaagagttCGACAATTCGAGCACTCGCCACTTCTTCCTCGCTCAGAGCATTCATCTTCGCATGTCCTGCCCCTACACCTCGCCTCAGAACGGTAAAACTGAACGCATTATTCGTACCATTAATAATGTTGTTCGCTCACTGCTCTTTCAGGCATCCATGCCTCCCTCCTATTGGGTGGAGGCCCTCTCCACTGCCACTGTCCTCCTCAACATATTGCCTACCAAGACTCTCCAGTTCTCTACGCCTCACTTTGCACTATTCGCAAAGCTGCCTACGTATGATCAtcttcgggtctttggttgcaagtgTTACCCCAACCTGTCCGCCACCGCTCCTCATAAACTCGCTCCTAGGTCTGCTCTGTGTCTTTTTAGGCTACTCCGCCCACCATAAAGGATACCGCTGCCTTGACCTCTCCAGCAATAGAGTTCTCATCTCCAGGCACGTCATCTTCGATGAAACGGCCTTTCCCTTTGCTGAGCGTCATGGTCCCAGCAATCCAGCGGAACTCGAGTTTCTTGATTTTACTGATGATGTTGTGCCAGCTCCTATTGGACCCTTGCACACGTTGTTTCCTGCAGGCATGTCTCCCAGCACCTCCGATGTTCCTGCTGCCCCTGCCGGTCCTCGTGTGGCCGAGCTTGGGGCACTCCCCGGTGACACCAGCGCCCCTGCCAGTCCTTCTGTGACTGTGCCTGGGGCGCCCGAGGCTGCTGACAACATCCCGGTGACGGCGCTCTACATCCCGCCTGCGCTCCGGTCACCGGCGACCCCCTCCGCGCCACGCGCGGCCACGGTGCAGGCGCCAGGAAGCCCTCCCGCGCCACGCGCGGCCCCAGCACCGGCCAGCGCGTCTGGCAGCACGTCCCCGCGGCTGCTGTACGTCCCGCTCGCGCTGCGCGCCGGCTCGACGTCCCCTGCGCAGTCCGCAGGGTTTCCCGCGCCTCCTCAGGCGCCCCACGGGCCTCCACCGGGATTTCCACCGCTTCGCTCGGCCCGCGACTTCACGTACCATTACTCGCGTCGCCCGCGACCTCCACCGGTCGTCCCAGCGGCTCCTACACCGGTTCCTGCAGCACCAGCCCCGCTGCCGGCGGCCTCTTCATCGGTCCCTGCAGCAGCCGCCCCGCTGCCCAAGGGCGCGGTTGCTGTCCCTCCGGTGGCCAACCAGCACTCTATGGGCACCCGTTCGAAGAGCGGCTTCTGGATGCCTGCTGCCTACCATGTTGTGCCACTCTCTCCGGTGCCGAAGACCTTCCGTAGCGCTCTTGCTGATCCCAATTGGCGAGCGGCTATGGAGGAAGAACATAGTGCTCTCCTGCAGAACCACACCTGGGATCTTGTGCCCCGTCCGCCCCGGGCCAATGTTGTCACGGGGAAGTGGATCTTCAAGCACAAGCTCCAGTCTGATGGTTCCCTCGAGCGGTACAAGGCACGTTGGGTCCTCCGTGGTTTCACCCAGCGGCCCGGTGTGGACTTTGATGAAACCTTCAGCCCTGTGGTGAAGCCGGCTACCGTTCATACGGTGCTGTCCTAGGCGCTCTCCCGTCGCTGGCCCATTCACTAGCTGGACGTGAAGAACGCCTTTCTTCATGACAATTTGACTGAGACGGTGTATTGCCAGCAGCCATCCGGGTTTGAAGATCCAGTTCATCCGGATTTTGTCTGCCTTCTGAAGAAATCACTCTATGGCCTGAAGCAGGCTCCTCGTGCTTGGTACAGTTGAATGGCTACTTTCTTGCTGTCTATTGGGTTTGTTGAAGCCAAGTCAGACACCTCACTCTTCGTCTACCAGCGTGGTTCCGACACAGCCTACTTGTTGCTATATGTTGACGACATTGTCCTCACAGCATCATCTTCAGACCTTCTTCGGCGGATCATCTCAGCACTTCAGCGAGAATTCgccatgaaagatcttggtgaactaCATCACTTCCTCGGCATGCATGTTCAGCGAAGTGGTGATGGACTCCTGCTCTCACAGCGACAGTACATGCTGGATATCCTCGATCGCGCCggaatggctgagtgcaagccatgctctACTCCAGTGGACACCCATCCTAAGGTTGCTGCCGCTGAGGGGGCCCCTGTGTCTGATGCTACCGACTTCCGCAGTCTTGTTGGAGCCCTTCAGTACTTGACATTCACCCGCCCAGACATTGCATATGCCGTTCAGCAGGTCTGTCTTCACATGCACGACCCTCGGGAGCCTCACCTCACTGCTCTGAAGCGGATTCTTCGCTATGTTCGGGGCACACTCCACCTCGGTCTCCTGCTGCGACCTTCCACTTCGACTGATCTTGTCGTCTACACCGACGCTGATTGGGCTAGTTGTCCGGACACTCGCAAGTCCACCTCGGGCTATGCAGTGTTCCTTGGTGACAATCTTGtttcttggtcctccaagcgccagAACATAGTATCAAGATCAAGTGTTGAAGCTGAATATCGCGCGGTGGCCAACGGAGTTGCAGAGGCAACTTGGCTATGCCAGCTTCTCCTAGAGTTGCATGCCCCTCTTCGGCGCGCCACACTGGTGTACTACGACAACATCAGTGCAGTCTACATGACCTCCAACCCGGTGCAACATCAGCGCACCAAGCACATCGAGATTGATCTTCACTTCGTCCGGGAGCGAGTCGCCATTGGTGACCTTCGTGTTCTGCATGTTCCCACCTCTTCGCAATATGcagacatcttcaccaaggggcGGCCTACCTCAGTGTTCACGGAGTTCAGGTCCAGTCTAAACGTGCAGAGTGGCTGACGATTCGACAGTGGGGGCGTGTTAGCATAGGCGCCTGATAGGGCTGTTATGGGCCTGGTGTTAAGGCCCATGCGGCTAGTGCCTTAGGGGTTAAGTTAGATTGATaaggcaaggatcaccgttgattgggtgtttctataaaccctccggatccttgcctatatatatatatatatatatatatatatatatatatatatatatatatatatattgtatccTGTACTTTGGATAATCAATCTATCAATCCCGAGACATATTTGCTCTCAAATAGATTGGAGCTCAATATCCAGAATTACTACAAAAATGCTCAAAGTTGAGTAGCTTCCAGAAATATTTGACCAATTACTGTGACCTTAAGGTCCTAAAAGCCATAATGTCAGAATTAATGGATCCCATTTATAGGGCATTAAAAAGGGGGAAAACTGAAATACCTGTTTACACATGCATCAAGTTCTTCAACTATGTTAACATAGACTTCATTGCTTGCATCCTTGACTATTGTTGTTCGCCAAGGTACAAAAGAAGCAGCTGCATATGGAAGTTTACTGCCAAGTGTAGAGCTCTTACCAGTAACAACATTCAACATTTTGTTCACAATATTAGGTGTGGCAATCATCTCTTTCAAGATGTTTGGCTCAGTCGTGAGTGGAAAACCATTATCCATCATCTCATCCAAAATCCGCACTCATTAAGCACTATAGATTTAGAGAAATATCAGAACAAGTGCACCGGCAAGCAGCAACAATGGCTTCACAAGCAGCAAAACTTGACTGCAGCATGCAGATTAGGAAATTTATAACAGACTAACAAATTCAATAGTAGGTCAATGGCATGCCTTGATCTTCTAAGTTTATCTCAAAATCTTCAAGAATTTTATTAAAAGATATAAGTTAGATTTTCTGTAAATTTCGATACTTCATGAGCTTTGTACCTCTGTATATGCAACTCAATATTTAACCCCATTAGAAATAATAGTTACATATGATTTCTTAATTTCCAAAGCTTAATATATCAAAGGacgattgagttgaacattcgctaaataaataagaaaaaaatatttcttaATGTCATGTTTGTAAAAACAGATTATCCTGCGACAAAGTAAAATGACACTGACACTGTTGTGTCATCCACTCATCCTAATACTTGCAATACTCATTCAGAAGAATATAACAGTCACATAACAAAATAATAGAATAGGCAACAGGTGCAGATTTATATTGTGGTGTAGCAGAGACTGAGAAATACACCTGATATACAATTACAAAGTTGTCCTTGATTATATCTTCATTCAGATCTCCAAGACAATCTGTCAAGACATCGGCCACGCGAGAGAGAAACTGGAAAATGCAAGCAAAACACTTAAGCACATCTAGAAAATACAGCCAAAAAGTATCGTTTATGGCCAATCACTCTATCAGTTATTACAAATAGATAAATTTGGAAGGGTATTGTAAGATAAACATTTGAGGATAGGACAGAACTACGGGTCTTAATTAAAAAGTTGCCCTTTTCATGAAATTTTGTAAGATCTTACTTAACTTTCCTAAAATCCAAGAGTACTTCAACATCTGCATTGTTCTGAGGAACACTTGAGAAACTTTTCAGACAAAAGGACCAAGTAACACTGTGAGAGGCCAAAAAGAGACCTGCAGATTAATGAGGTTACTATGAAATatttattgttcctttttgtggCCATGAAATATGCAGAATTTCCTCTTCGTGTTTTCTGAGTTCAATATGGATGGTTTCAACACATTTCCACTAACATTCTACAGCAAAGAACTAATTTGATGGTGCCAttgtttctttttcttgccaAACAGACACTATAGTTGACAATGTATCTGGTTTTACAGATTTGAGCAAGTGATCATATAGACTTCTCGTTGTCAGTACTATATATCCTTTTATAGCAAGTTGTAGAAATACAAATTCCTTTTATACATAACAAATTATGTGAATCAGTGTGTAAGAGGCTCTACTTTGGTTGCCCTTATGTCTTTCAGACTGATGATGCGTGAGTTAAGAGCTACGCACAGTACCAAAGCACCCACCATGCTCTGTACCAAATAACAAGCAGTATTTACCCCAAATGCAACAAATGTGTTGCATTTTTGTCTTTTGCTGCTACAGCCTTGCCCTTAAAGGAAATTAAAACAACAAGTAATGGCTAAGTGAAAGAAAAAGGTTGCAAAGAGAAGCCCACACCTCAACAGCCATCAGTGGGGCCATCTCCACTTGGGTACATGCCAAGAACGTTACACCATCACGATATATTTGAAACAAGTAATGCGTTGGTGACACCACAACCTGCAAGACCTTCCAAAGCCCAACAAACCTGATAAGTACATATCTGGTGGAATTGAACAGCTAAGATAAATAGAATGAAAACAATGCCACAATTAGGGATGCAATTTGTTTGGTTGGCTTGACTCATTTATACGTCATAGTTCGTTTGATCTACCACTCTATACACAAAATGAGTACATCTATACATTAGGTGGATAGATGAGTGGAGTAGGTTTCGGTCGATTCGCTTGCATCTCTAGCCACATTTTTTTTTGGTGAACATCTAGCCACAATAGCTCGAAATTGGTAGATTGTAACATCAGCAAcgaagaagggcgggcctggtgcaagcggtagagtcttaccacctgtgaccggaaggtcccgtgttcgagtcgcggtctcctcgcattgcacaggcgtgggtaaggcttgccactgacacccttccccagaccccgcacagagcgggagctctctgcactgggtacgccctttaacaTCAGCAACGAAACAATATATTGAATGAAGCTTAGGACTAGCCCGAGAGCtcccaaaattctgccagccaaGCCTAGGACTAGCTCGAGAAGCACGAAGTAGGGTTCGAGTATATAACAGTAATAAGCTAAGGTAGGGAAAAGGCTGAAGTTTGCAAGAGCAGAAGTTTATACTTTGGAAGGGTCGCCAGCGGCGTGGGCGACGATGTAGTCCCAGAACCAGGCACAGATGGCGCGGTCTACGCGGTGCGCCGCCATCTGcttctccaccatcacctcccTGGCAAAAACCCATCCCGGATCGCATCAAGCTCAGCGACGGATCCAAAGAGGGGGGCCAAGGAATCAAACGACGCTAGCGGTAAGAGAAATTGGGAGTCTGTAGAACCAAGATTACCCGGAATCGGAGGAGGAAGATGCACTGCAGCATTTTGCCGCCCTTCGCCGTCCGACGAGGTGGCGGCCTGGCGGGGGACCGGGGTCCGGGGGAGACGACGACGGGCAGCCGGGCAGGTCAGGCAAGGCAGAAGTGAACGGAACGGGGAAGGCCGGAAGGGCAGGGGCGGACGCAGTAAAgcccctttttattttttttatatttattttttcttttgattttttctTTTGAAAATAGTAACGCCTTGTTCATTTGTCCGGATCGGCTGTGATTTAAGCCCAACAAGCAAGCGTTCGGGCGGACACACACCCTAACCAAAGCATTACCGATTTCGTAAAGTTTATTCAACACCAGTCCACTGTTTAGAAGAAATGAGATGATGCCGGATAAAACGTAACGAAGACAAAACATAGAGGCTTTCAGATTTTCGTTTTTATATATCCTGAATGAAAGAAAAACTATGCAAAGACCAGTGTATTccttcctttttcctttttgcCCTGATGGCAGTAGAAACATGCAAGATACTGTAGGCAGGCCTATTTTTTCTTTTGCCTTTTTCCTTGCGTTTATATGCATATATTCACCTTTTGCCCTGACTCAACAATCAGCATGCAATGTACTGTACCATGAACAGCTTATGAAAGCAAAAACAGAAAACAGGAGGTTAGCCTGTGGTCCAATCTTGTTTCTGCTCTTTGGTCCCAACTGTGAACAATATTCATCGTTGTTTTTGTTTTATAAGTTCCACTTTTGCAGTGCATTGGTCTTGTATCAGCTTCGTATATATAACTTAACATTTGGAGGAGGACAAAACTTCGATAAATTGGATCCCAATTCATCAGTTATTACATTGGGAAGTA encodes:
- the LOC136475555 gene encoding uncharacterized mitochondrial protein AtMg00810-like codes for the protein MATFLLSIGFVEAKSDTSLFVYQRGSDTAYLLLYVDDIVLTASSSDLLRRIISALQREFAMKDLGELHHFLGMHVQRSGDGLLLSQRQYMLDILDRAGMAECKPCSTPVDTHPKVAAAEGAPVSDATDFRSLVGALQYLTFTRPDIAYAVQQVCLHMHDPREPHLTALKRILRYVRGTLHLGLLLRPSTSTDLVVYTDADWASCPDTRKSTSGYAVFLGDNLVSWSSKRQNIVSRSSVEAEYRAVANGVAEATWLCQLLLELHAPLRRATLVYYDNISAVYMTSNPVQHQRTKHIEIDLHFVRERVAIGDLRVLHVPTSSQYADIFTKGRPTSVFTEFRSSLNVQSG